From the genome of Pukyongia salina, one region includes:
- a CDS encoding L-threonylcarbamoyladenylate synthase, with translation MALFIRLYEENPNPKDIKKVVDIIREGGLVIYPSDTVYALGCDITNNRALERLAQLKGIKLEKANFSFICEDLSNLSDYVKQIDTATFKLLKRALPGPYTFILPGNNNLPSAFKKKKEVGIRVPDNAIARALIRELGHPIVSTSIKDEDELIEYTTDPELIFEKWEKKVDVIVDGGYGGNIASTVIDLTGDEPLLVREGKGSLEI, from the coding sequence ATGGCCCTATTCATACGTTTATATGAGGAGAATCCTAATCCGAAGGATATAAAAAAGGTTGTGGATATCATCCGCGAAGGAGGCCTGGTGATCTACCCCAGCGATACCGTTTATGCCCTGGGTTGTGATATTACCAATAACCGGGCATTGGAAAGATTGGCTCAGTTAAAGGGTATCAAGCTTGAAAAGGCCAATTTCTCCTTTATTTGTGAGGACCTGAGTAATTTATCAGATTACGTGAAGCAGATCGATACAGCAACCTTCAAATTACTAAAACGAGCTTTGCCCGGCCCCTATACCTTTATTCTACCGGGTAATAATAATCTTCCTTCGGCTTTTAAGAAAAAGAAGGAGGTAGGTATCAGGGTACCCGATAACGCCATTGCAAGAGCTTTGATTCGCGAACTAGGTCATCCTATTGTATCTACTTCTATCAAGGATGAAGATGAATTGATCGAGTATACCACAGACCCCGAACTCATATTCGAAAAATGGGAGAAAAAGGTAGACGTGATCGTGGATGGTGGATACGGTGGTAATATAGCTTCTACAGTGATCGATCTCACAGGAGACGAACCTCTACTGGTTAGAGAAGGAAAAGGGAGTTTGGAGATATGA
- a CDS encoding OmpA family protein, whose translation MKKLLILAACTGLLFTSCVSKKQYAELEAKQKKTQDLLNTATVKLNSCLTDKAAALTRVQSLEERLADLRKTNQDLIQSSKELTMLTQQGATNLEKSLESLKEKDLKISRLQDALNKKDSVTLALVTSLKKEVGLNDPDIEINVEKGVVFISLSDKVLFRSGSYELSSRANEILGKVATVINSKPDFEAMVEGHTDTVPYKSGVLLDNWDLSVKRSTAVVRKLQELGVRPSQLIAAGRGEHVPLVDNSTAENRATNRRTKILVLPKIDQFYTMIEEELETLSAIDGN comes from the coding sequence ATGAAAAAGCTCTTAATACTAGCCGCGTGTACGGGACTGTTATTCACCTCTTGTGTGTCTAAAAAACAGTACGCCGAACTCGAAGCAAAACAAAAGAAAACACAAGATCTATTAAATACAGCAACGGTAAAATTAAACAGCTGCCTTACCGATAAAGCAGCAGCTTTAACCAGAGTTCAATCTCTGGAGGAGCGATTAGCCGATCTGCGTAAAACGAACCAGGACCTTATTCAAAGCTCTAAGGAACTAACCATGCTTACTCAGCAAGGTGCGACAAATCTTGAAAAATCTTTGGAAAGCCTTAAGGAGAAAGATCTTAAGATCTCCAGATTACAGGATGCCCTTAACAAAAAGGATAGCGTTACCCTTGCGCTCGTAACCAGTTTGAAGAAAGAAGTTGGACTTAACGATCCCGACATTGAGATCAATGTTGAGAAAGGTGTAGTTTTCATCTCACTTTCCGATAAGGTATTATTCCGTTCCGGATCCTACGAACTATCTTCAAGAGCAAACGAGATCTTGGGCAAGGTAGCCACCGTTATCAACAGCAAGCCTGATTTTGAAGCTATGGTTGAAGGTCACACAGACACAGTACCATACAAAAGCGGAGTACTACTGGATAACTGGGACCTTAGTGTAAAACGTTCTACAGCAGTAGTAAGAAAATTACAGGAATTAGGCGTAAGACCTTCTCAACTGATCGCTGCCGGGCGTGGTGAACACGTACCGTTAGTAGATAACAGCACTGCGGAAAACCGTGCTACCAACAGAAGGACTAAAATCCTTGTTCTACCTAAGATCGATCAATTCTATACCATGATCGAAGAAGAACTGGAAACTTTGTCTGCCATAGATGGCAACTAA
- a CDS encoding glycosyltransferase family 2 protein, which yields MTIAVVILNWNGRALLEQFLPSVVKYSSEANVYVADNASTDDSVRYVMNNFPSVKIIQNKENGGYARGYNQALNTLAEDIFVLLNSDVEVTNGWLTPVVSVFREDPNVVAAQPKILDYKDRSKFEYAGAAGGFIDRLGYPYCRGRIFQSIETDRGQYNDIIPVFWATGACLFVRRSSFQEARGFDEDFFAHQEEIDLCWRLQAAGGTVKYVGSSSVYHVGGATLEVSHPTKTFYNFRNSLLMLLKNVKGPKVYGLIFLRLILDAVAGLQFLFKGKFRHFLAILKAHFSFYGLFPRFLKKRKKHATTLDYSKIKSVVWRYYILKKRNFNEL from the coding sequence ATGACCATAGCCGTTGTGATCTTAAACTGGAATGGAAGAGCTTTGCTGGAGCAATTCCTGCCTTCGGTGGTGAAATACTCTTCCGAAGCAAATGTATATGTGGCAGACAACGCTTCTACAGATGATTCGGTACGGTATGTAATGAATAATTTCCCTTCAGTAAAAATTATACAAAACAAGGAGAATGGAGGATATGCCCGGGGATACAACCAGGCATTAAATACTCTTGCCGAGGATATTTTTGTATTGCTCAATAGCGATGTAGAAGTGACAAACGGATGGCTTACGCCTGTAGTTTCTGTTTTCAGGGAGGATCCCAACGTAGTGGCTGCACAACCTAAGATCCTGGATTATAAGGATAGGTCTAAATTTGAATATGCCGGAGCTGCCGGTGGTTTTATCGACAGATTGGGATACCCGTATTGTCGTGGCAGGATATTTCAATCCATTGAAACCGACCGTGGACAGTACAACGATATAATTCCTGTATTCTGGGCGACAGGAGCTTGCCTGTTTGTAAGGAGAAGTAGTTTTCAAGAGGCCCGGGGTTTCGATGAGGATTTCTTTGCCCATCAGGAGGAGATCGATCTGTGCTGGCGACTTCAGGCGGCTGGAGGAACGGTGAAGTATGTTGGGTCCTCAAGTGTCTATCATGTTGGAGGCGCCACTCTGGAAGTATCTCATCCAACAAAAACGTTTTATAATTTTCGGAACTCTCTTTTAATGCTTCTGAAAAATGTAAAAGGACCCAAAGTGTATGGTTTGATCTTTCTTCGATTGATCCTTGATGCAGTTGCCGGGCTACAATTTTTATTTAAAGGAAAGTTTAGACATTTTTTAGCCATTCTGAAGGCTCATTTTAGTTTCTACGGCCTTTTCCCAAGATTCTTAAAAAAACGTAAGAAACACGCTACAACACTGGATTATTCGAAAATAAAGTCGGTGGTTTGGCGGTACTATATTCTAAAAAAACGTAACTTTAACGAACTCTGA
- a CDS encoding LytR/AlgR family response regulator transcription factor, with amino-acid sequence MKNYQVILVDDERSALELLKRKVEFLFPNLKVAGTFQDPRKAISFIKSNSVDILFLDIEMPHLNGFEMLAQLSELSFQVIFVTAYNEYALTAIKQSAVDYILKPIDDKELVIAVQKAAEAIEKELQAESTEKLFGLLRDTMKRTHKLIVPTAKGLSLIPEFEVLHLEGYEGYTRIHLVDGSTVLSSYSLGRFDRDDSKVFFKCHKSHIVNLEHVRAFENEGYLLLEKNHRVPISRTHRKAFLKLFNDN; translated from the coding sequence GTGAAAAATTATCAGGTAATATTAGTGGATGACGAGAGATCCGCTCTGGAGCTTTTAAAAAGAAAGGTGGAATTCCTCTTCCCTAATCTGAAGGTTGCCGGCACTTTTCAGGACCCTCGAAAAGCGATTTCATTTATAAAATCCAATTCTGTCGATATCTTGTTCCTTGATATTGAAATGCCTCATTTAAACGGCTTTGAAATGCTGGCCCAACTTTCCGAACTTTCCTTTCAGGTGATATTTGTGACCGCCTATAACGAATATGCTCTCACAGCGATAAAGCAGTCGGCCGTGGATTACATCTTAAAACCCATAGATGATAAAGAGTTGGTAATTGCAGTACAAAAAGCAGCTGAAGCAATTGAGAAAGAGTTGCAGGCCGAATCGACCGAGAAGCTGTTTGGCTTATTAAGAGACACGATGAAACGTACACACAAATTGATCGTACCCACAGCAAAAGGACTTTCACTCATCCCAGAATTTGAAGTACTGCATTTGGAAGGGTATGAAGGCTATACCCGAATTCATCTCGTAGATGGATCTACTGTGCTAAGCTCGTACAGCCTGGGAAGGTTTGATCGAGACGATAGTAAAGTATTCTTTAAATGCCATAAATCGCATATAGTGAACCTGGAACACGTTCGTGCATTCGAAAACGAAGGATATTTATTATTGGAAAAGAATCACAGGGTACCTATATCGAGAACCCATCGTAAGGCATTTCTTAAGTTATTCAATGATAATTAA
- a CDS encoding FMN-binding glutamate synthase family protein produces the protein MDAVFEVLKSIPWWGWVLILLAVIAIRDIFFNKKHTIRHNFPIVGHFRYMLESIGPELRQYIVANNREELPFNRIERGWIYASAKNENNYEGFGSDRDFYKPNYVFINNALLPYKLPPKHPNRYDPYFVPCAKVMGLGRRKRPYRPASVINVSAMSYGSLSARAIESLNRGCAMAHAYHNTGEGGLSSYHQKGGDIIFHFGTGYFGVRDELGNFSMEKMRQLVANNPQVRAIEIKLSQGAKPGKGGVLPGSKITREIAEIRGVPMGKDVLSPPTHSAFSNINELINFVEDIAAATGLPVGIKSAVGKLHSWEELATKMKQSGKGPDFITIDGGEGGTGAAPPSFADHVALPWVFGFSDVYKIFQKHGLTKDITFIGSGKLGFPAKAAMAFAMGVDCINVAREAMMAIGCIQAQVCHNNHCPSGVATQNKWRQRGINISDKAKRTHFYFKNFRKELLEITHACGYEHPSQLTMDDVEFSLGDRNLIKTLADSFAYNKTKVPFTSVEECMKCEHLGGNYQPKEAKNIVKRAMEKNEVRY, from the coding sequence ATGGATGCAGTTTTTGAGGTATTGAAATCGATTCCCTGGTGGGGGTGGGTTCTTATCCTGCTGGCGGTGATCGCGATAAGGGATATTTTTTTCAATAAGAAACACACCATCCGACACAACTTTCCTATCGTAGGCCATTTCCGCTATATGCTTGAGAGTATTGGCCCGGAGCTTCGCCAGTATATTGTTGCCAATAATCGCGAAGAATTGCCTTTCAATAGAATTGAAAGAGGTTGGATCTATGCTTCGGCAAAGAATGAAAATAATTATGAAGGCTTCGGAAGCGACCGCGACTTCTATAAACCAAATTACGTTTTTATAAACAATGCCCTGCTACCCTATAAACTACCTCCCAAACACCCCAACCGTTACGACCCCTATTTTGTACCCTGTGCGAAGGTAATGGGACTAGGTCGGCGTAAGCGGCCGTATCGCCCTGCCTCTGTTATCAATGTTTCCGCAATGAGTTACGGATCCCTTTCGGCACGTGCCATAGAATCTCTAAACAGGGGTTGTGCCATGGCGCATGCATATCACAATACAGGTGAAGGTGGATTATCTTCCTATCATCAAAAGGGGGGAGATATTATATTTCATTTTGGAACGGGATATTTTGGCGTTCGTGATGAATTGGGGAATTTCAGTATGGAAAAAATGCGACAACTTGTTGCTAATAACCCACAGGTAAGAGCAATAGAAATTAAACTATCTCAGGGTGCTAAACCCGGGAAGGGCGGGGTACTACCGGGTTCTAAGATCACCAGGGAGATTGCCGAAATTAGGGGAGTCCCAATGGGTAAAGATGTGCTCTCCCCTCCTACTCACAGCGCATTCAGTAATATAAATGAGCTAATAAATTTTGTGGAGGATATAGCAGCCGCCACTGGTCTTCCCGTTGGGATCAAGTCGGCCGTTGGAAAATTACATAGTTGGGAAGAACTTGCTACCAAGATGAAACAAAGTGGCAAGGGACCGGATTTTATAACTATAGATGGCGGTGAAGGCGGAACTGGAGCAGCACCTCCCAGCTTTGCCGATCATGTAGCCTTACCCTGGGTATTTGGGTTTAGTGATGTTTATAAGATATTTCAGAAACACGGACTTACAAAAGATATTACCTTTATTGGAAGTGGTAAGTTGGGCTTTCCGGCCAAAGCTGCAATGGCCTTTGCCATGGGTGTAGACTGTATAAATGTGGCAAGGGAAGCTATGATGGCCATTGGCTGTATACAGGCACAGGTATGTCATAACAATCATTGCCCCAGCGGTGTTGCCACACAGAATAAATGGAGGCAAAGAGGAATAAATATTTCGGATAAGGCAAAACGCACCCACTTTTACTTTAAAAATTTCAGAAAAGAATTACTTGAAATCACCCATGCCTGTGGATACGAACATCCGTCTCAACTCACGATGGATGATGTTGAATTTAGTTTAGGGGATCGCAATCTTATTAAGACCCTGGCAGATTCGTTCGCCTATAATAAAACCAAAGTACCGTTTACCAGCGTTGAGGAATGTATGAAATGCGAGCATCTGGGTGGAAACTACCAGCCAAAAGAAGCAAAGAATATTGTAAAACGGGCTATGGAAAAGAATGAAGTGCGCTATTAA
- a CDS encoding amidohydrolase gives MNKDVLTDIENIEEQVIEWRRYFHQNPELSNREFKTAEKIEQHLRSLGLEVQTGIAKTGVVGILKGNQPGKVVALRADIDALPVTERNDLPFKSEVKSSFLETETGVMHACGHDTHIAILMGVAEVLSSHKDKIKGTIKFIFQPAEEGPPPGEEGGAKLMIKEGVLKNPDVDVIFGLHINSGTPVGTIKYKSGGTMAAVERFVVTVKGKQTHGSAPWSGVDPILISAKIIDGFQTIISREAPLVEEAAVITVGKISSGVRFNIIPESAEMIGTVRTLDPKMRELIMRRMNEMARDIAKAYGGEASIEWQNNTVVTYNDPELTSQMLPTLQEIAGTENVITMNATTGGEDFSYFQEIVPGFYFFLGGMTPGNTSYYPHHTPDFLIDDSGLLLGVKAMTQLSLDYLNAN, from the coding sequence ATGAATAAGGATGTTTTAACCGACATTGAAAATATTGAAGAACAAGTAATAGAATGGCGACGTTATTTTCACCAAAACCCGGAACTGTCCAATAGGGAATTTAAGACAGCCGAAAAAATCGAACAACATCTTCGGTCATTAGGTTTGGAGGTGCAAACAGGTATAGCCAAAACCGGGGTGGTAGGAATTTTAAAAGGTAATCAGCCCGGCAAGGTAGTAGCACTGCGGGCCGATATTGATGCCCTGCCCGTTACAGAAAGGAACGACCTTCCCTTTAAAAGCGAGGTGAAATCCAGCTTTCTCGAAACAGAAACCGGGGTGATGCATGCTTGTGGACACGATACCCACATTGCCATCCTCATGGGAGTTGCCGAAGTTCTTTCTTCTCATAAAGACAAGATAAAAGGGACCATAAAGTTCATTTTCCAGCCAGCAGAAGAAGGACCCCCTCCCGGGGAAGAAGGCGGTGCCAAGCTAATGATAAAAGAAGGGGTACTAAAAAACCCGGATGTCGATGTTATTTTTGGACTTCATATCAATTCGGGAACACCGGTTGGAACCATAAAATATAAAAGTGGTGGTACCATGGCGGCCGTAGAGCGCTTCGTGGTCACCGTAAAGGGAAAACAAACGCATGGTTCGGCACCCTGGTCCGGAGTAGACCCCATTTTAATTTCTGCAAAGATCATTGATGGATTCCAAACCATCATAAGCAGAGAAGCCCCATTAGTTGAAGAAGCCGCAGTCATCACCGTAGGAAAAATTTCCAGTGGGGTTAGGTTTAACATCATACCCGAAAGTGCCGAAATGATAGGAACCGTGAGGACACTCGACCCGAAAATGCGGGAACTAATTATGCGGCGAATGAATGAAATGGCCAGGGATATCGCAAAAGCTTACGGCGGGGAAGCATCTATCGAATGGCAGAATAATACGGTGGTAACCTATAACGATCCGGAGCTAACCTCACAGATGTTACCTACGCTTCAAGAGATAGCAGGTACGGAAAACGTTATTACCATGAATGCGACCACCGGAGGAGAAGACTTTTCCTATTTTCAGGAGATCGTTCCAGGTTTCTACTTTTTCCTGGGAGGAATGACCCCGGGAAATACTTCTTATTATCCACATCATACCCCGGATTTTCTGATCGACGATAGCGGGTTATTGCTTGGAGTAAAAGCGATGACTCAACTTTCTTTAGATTATTTAAATGCAAATTAA
- the holA gene encoding DNA polymerase III subunit delta, protein MEKAKQIIKDIQQGNIAPIYFLMGEEPYYIDGISAFIEDSILSEEEKSFNQVVLYGRDVSIDDIISNAKRYPMMAERQVVIVKEAQDLSRTIENLLPYAENPQPSTVLVICYKYKKLDARKKLSKTIQKNGVLFESKKLYENQIPDWIRRVLAGKGYTITPKAAQMLTEFLGNDLGKVNNELEKLQLILPQGSQITPQLVEENIGISKDFNNFELQNAIGSRNITKAFTIVQYFGQNPKNHPLVMTVALLYSFFSKLLKYHALKNPAHAARELGVSPYFIKDYQTAALNYPMKKVSKIISDIREIDMKSKGVGGANIPQGDLLKELLVKIFD, encoded by the coding sequence ATAGAGAAAGCCAAGCAGATAATCAAAGATATTCAACAAGGTAATATAGCTCCCATTTATTTTTTAATGGGGGAAGAGCCATATTATATTGATGGAATTAGTGCGTTTATAGAGGATAGCATTCTTTCTGAAGAAGAGAAAAGTTTCAACCAGGTGGTTCTATATGGGAGGGATGTAAGCATAGACGATATTATAAGTAATGCCAAGCGATATCCAATGATGGCCGAACGCCAGGTGGTCATTGTAAAAGAAGCTCAGGACCTGTCAAGAACTATAGAAAACCTGCTTCCTTATGCCGAAAATCCACAACCTAGTACTGTGTTGGTGATTTGTTATAAATATAAAAAGCTCGATGCTCGAAAAAAGCTCTCCAAAACGATCCAGAAAAATGGAGTACTATTCGAGAGTAAGAAATTATACGAAAACCAGATCCCGGATTGGATTAGAAGGGTCCTCGCAGGCAAAGGATACACAATTACTCCCAAGGCGGCCCAAATGCTTACCGAATTCCTTGGTAACGACCTTGGAAAGGTAAATAACGAACTGGAAAAACTTCAGCTCATCTTACCTCAGGGATCACAGATCACCCCCCAGTTAGTAGAAGAGAATATCGGGATAAGTAAGGACTTTAACAACTTCGAGTTACAAAATGCCATTGGGTCCAGAAACATCACCAAAGCCTTTACTATTGTACAGTATTTCGGTCAAAATCCAAAAAATCATCCATTGGTAATGACCGTGGCCTTACTTTATAGTTTCTTTTCAAAATTGCTGAAGTATCACGCCCTGAAGAATCCTGCCCATGCTGCTCGTGAATTGGGTGTGAGCCCTTATTTCATAAAAGATTATCAAACGGCAGCTCTTAATTACCCCATGAAAAAGGTAAGTAAGATCATAAGCGATATTCGGGAGATCGATATGAAAAGTAAAGGGGTAGGGGGAGCCAATATTCCGCAGGGAGATTTACTGAAGGAACTGCTGGTTAAGATTTTTGACTAA
- a CDS encoding type I restriction enzyme HsdR N-terminal domain-containing protein, whose product MQQLNFPDYKFRFKNRENKPLIFDVIRKKFVVLNPEEWVRQHTVHYLHNELGYPLSHINVEKQITVHKTTKRYDIVVFKPDGSIHIIIECKAPNVDITQETFNQIARYNFVLDANYLMVSNGLKHFYCKMDYDEDRYLFLRSLPPNDKK is encoded by the coding sequence ATGCAGCAGCTCAATTTTCCAGACTATAAATTTCGTTTCAAAAATAGGGAAAACAAACCGTTGATCTTTGATGTGATCAGAAAAAAATTTGTAGTTCTCAATCCGGAAGAATGGGTGCGACAACACACAGTACATTACCTCCACAACGAGCTGGGTTATCCATTATCTCACATAAATGTTGAAAAGCAGATCACAGTTCATAAAACCACCAAACGATACGATATTGTTGTTTTCAAGCCCGATGGCAGTATCCACATCATAATAGAATGTAAAGCGCCCAATGTAGATATTACCCAGGAGACATTCAACCAGATCGCCCGTTATAACTTTGTCCTGGACGCCAATTATCTAATGGTGAGCAACGGCCTGAAACACTTCTACTGCAAAATGGATTATGACGAAGACCGTTATCTGTTTTTGCGATCGCTTCCACCTAATGATAAAAAATAA
- a CDS encoding ATP-dependent helicase produces MQAYLKQLNEAQLAPVLQKEGAMIVIAGAGSGKTRVLTYRIAYLMSQGVDPFNILALTFTNKAAREMKKRISQIVGSSEAKNLWMGTFHSIFAKILRFEADKLGYPSNFTIYDTQDSQSVIRSIIKEMQLDKDIYKYKQVYSRISSYKNSLITVKAYFNNPELQEADAMAKMPRLGDIYQAYVDKCFKAGAMDFDDLLLKTNELLNRFPDVLAKYQNRFRYILVDEYQDTNHSQYLIVKALSDRFQNICVVGDDAQSIYAFRGANINNILNFQKDYDDVRVYRLEQNYRSTKNIVNAANSIIEKNKQRLEKVVWTANDEGNKILVNRTMTDGDEGRFVASSIFENAMSHQLKYDSFAVLYRTNAQSRAIEDALRKKDIPYRIYGGLSFYQRKEIKDVLAYLRLILNPKDEEALKRVINYPARGIGQTTIDRLIVAANHYDRSMFEVMKHIDKIDLKINKGTQGKLQNFVTMIESFQVLNQGYDAFQIAEHVTKKTGLVQELKKDGTPEGIARIENIEELLNGMRDFVEEQKELADTTGSLAEFLEDVALATDLDNEKGDDNRVALMTVHLAKGLEFPYVYIVGMEEDLFPSAMSMNTRSELEEERRLFYVALTRAEKQAYLTYTQSRYRWGKLIDAEPSRFIEEIEDQFLDYLTPITENRYKPLIDTDIFGEVDKSKLRMRKPSSGVPPKGPTESQLRKLRRLKPVSSDTDKNFDLEKANLSEGTMVEHVRFGQGKILKIEGVGADTKAEILFENGGLKKLLLRFAKLKVLDS; encoded by the coding sequence TTGCAAGCATATTTAAAACAACTCAACGAGGCTCAACTAGCTCCAGTACTTCAGAAAGAAGGCGCGATGATAGTTATCGCTGGTGCGGGATCGGGTAAGACTCGTGTTTTAACTTATCGTATAGCCTATTTGATGTCGCAGGGTGTGGACCCGTTCAATATTCTGGCACTTACTTTTACCAATAAGGCGGCACGGGAAATGAAGAAACGTATCTCGCAGATCGTGGGAAGTAGTGAGGCAAAGAATCTTTGGATGGGAACCTTCCACAGTATTTTTGCAAAGATCCTGAGGTTTGAAGCAGATAAGCTGGGCTATCCGTCTAATTTTACCATTTACGATACCCAGGATTCCCAAAGTGTGATACGCAGTATCATCAAGGAGATGCAACTGGATAAGGATATCTACAAGTATAAGCAGGTCTATTCCAGAATATCCTCGTACAAGAACAGCCTCATCACCGTAAAGGCATATTTCAATAATCCTGAACTGCAAGAGGCCGATGCCATGGCCAAGATGCCCAGGCTGGGAGATATTTACCAGGCTTATGTGGATAAATGTTTTAAGGCGGGTGCTATGGATTTCGACGACCTGTTGCTCAAAACGAACGAGCTTCTTAACCGTTTCCCGGACGTACTTGCCAAATACCAGAATCGCTTTCGTTATATCCTTGTAGATGAGTATCAGGATACCAATCACAGCCAGTACCTCATTGTAAAAGCCCTAAGTGACAGATTTCAGAATATATGCGTAGTTGGAGATGATGCCCAGAGTATCTATGCTTTCCGAGGAGCGAACATAAACAATATCTTAAATTTCCAGAAGGATTACGACGATGTGAGGGTCTATAGACTGGAGCAGAACTACCGTTCTACCAAAAATATTGTAAATGCGGCCAACAGCATTATAGAGAAGAACAAACAGCGACTGGAAAAGGTAGTTTGGACCGCTAACGATGAAGGAAATAAGATCCTGGTTAACAGAACTATGACCGATGGGGATGAAGGCCGTTTTGTGGCGAGCTCAATTTTCGAGAACGCTATGAGCCATCAATTGAAATACGATTCTTTTGCTGTTTTATATCGCACCAATGCCCAATCGCGGGCAATAGAAGATGCACTTCGGAAGAAAGACATTCCATACAGGATCTACGGCGGACTCTCATTCTACCAGCGGAAAGAGATCAAGGACGTTCTGGCGTACTTACGCCTGATATTAAATCCGAAAGATGAAGAAGCCCTGAAACGTGTGATCAATTATCCTGCACGGGGAATTGGACAAACCACCATCGACAGGTTAATTGTCGCTGCCAACCATTACGACAGGTCGATGTTCGAGGTCATGAAACATATCGATAAGATCGACCTGAAGATCAACAAAGGCACCCAGGGAAAGCTACAAAATTTTGTAACGATGATCGAGAGCTTCCAGGTGCTCAACCAGGGTTACGACGCCTTTCAGATCGCCGAACACGTTACCAAGAAGACTGGCCTGGTTCAGGAATTAAAAAAGGATGGAACCCCTGAAGGTATTGCCAGGATAGAGAATATTGAAGAACTCTTGAACGGGATGCGCGACTTTGTTGAGGAGCAAAAGGAACTTGCCGACACCACGGGATCCCTGGCCGAATTTTTGGAAGATGTAGCCCTTGCCACAGATCTGGACAATGAAAAAGGAGATGATAACCGTGTTGCATTAATGACCGTCCACCTTGCTAAAGGACTGGAGTTTCCGTATGTCTACATTGTTGGAATGGAAGAAGATCTGTTTCCTTCAGCTATGAGTATGAATACCCGTTCTGAGCTGGAAGAAGAAAGAAGACTTTTTTATGTGGCTTTAACACGAGCAGAAAAGCAAGCTTATCTTACGTATACCCAAAGCAGATATAGATGGGGAAAATTAATTGATGCTGAGCCAAGTCGATTTATTGAAGAGATAGAGGACCAGTTTCTGGACTACCTTACCCCCATCACCGAGAACCGTTATAAACCGTTGATAGATACCGATATTTTTGGAGAGGTTGATAAGAGCAAACTTAGAATGCGAAAGCCAAGTTCGGGGGTACCGCCAAAGGGACCTACGGAGTCGCAACTAAGAAAGCTGCGGCGCTTGAAACCGGTTTCCAGTGATACCGATAAGAATTTCGATCTGGAAAAAGCCAATTTATCGGAAGGAACGATGGTTGAGCATGTACGCTTTGGCCAGGGAAAGATCCTGAAGATAGAAGGAGTTGGCGCCGATACCAAGGCAGAAATACTCTTTGAGAATGGCGGTTTGAAAAAATTACTTCTTCGCTTTGCGAAACTAAAGGTTCTCGATTCCTGA
- a CDS encoding DUF6090 family protein encodes MPLFTKSLKLRSFNNKRIGRYLLYALGEIVLVVAGILIALQINNYNEERKNDKLINGVLQSITYDLEQDTLAVGATIRYYETREVVARDIINNKYDQDSYKTCMLCPNLISTYAPFKMNDKGYLQLKEIVDSVEEKDTLTVEIVQFYNAFGALLSDFGEEVKDFTIENVKEWRDEQPWFSAVTSGKPDPRLYEYMDSQTYKNKVAYFYAIVCKNYLTMLKAYKTNATEVLKRIRERNTGDLSQKS; translated from the coding sequence ATGCCCTTATTTACCAAATCCCTTAAATTAAGATCCTTCAATAATAAAAGAATAGGACGCTACTTACTTTACGCCCTGGGAGAAATTGTACTTGTTGTTGCCGGGATATTAATTGCTCTTCAAATAAATAACTATAACGAAGAACGGAAAAACGACAAATTAATAAATGGCGTGTTGCAGAGCATAACTTACGATCTGGAGCAGGATACGCTCGCGGTAGGTGCAACAATTCGTTATTACGAAACCAGGGAGGTCGTTGCCAGAGATATCATTAACAACAAATACGACCAAGATTCGTATAAAACCTGCATGCTTTGTCCTAACTTAATTAGCACCTATGCACCGTTTAAGATGAATGACAAAGGTTATCTTCAATTAAAGGAGATCGTAGATTCGGTGGAAGAAAAGGATACCTTAACCGTTGAGATCGTGCAGTTTTACAATGCTTTTGGGGCATTGTTATCCGATTTCGGGGAAGAGGTTAAGGATTTTACCATTGAAAATGTAAAAGAATGGCGAGACGAACAGCCTTGGTTTAGTGCGGTCACTTCGGGAAAGCCAGACCCTCGACTATACGAGTATATGGACAGCCAGACCTACAAGAACAAAGTCGCATATTTCTACGCAATTGTATGCAAGAATTACCTAACCATGCTCAAGGCGTATAAAACGAATGCCACAGAAGTATTAAAACGAATAAGGGAAAGGAATACAGGCGATCTTAGTCAAAAATCTTAA